The following is a genomic window from Amycolatopsis australiensis.
GCGCTTGCTCTCGGCGAGCGAGTCGCCGCCGAACTTCTCCAGCGCGGCGTCGGCGAGGACGAGCGCCACCACCGACTCCAGCACGACCCCGGCGCGCGGCACCGCGCAGACGTCGGAGCGCTGGTGGATGGCGACCGCGGGCTCGCCGGTCTTGACGTCCACTGTGGACAGTGCTTTGGGGACGGTCGAGATCGGCTTCATCGCGACGCGCACCCGCAGCGGCTCGCCGTTGGTGATGCCGCCTTCGAGGCCGCCGGCGCGGTTGGACCGGCGCGTGACGCCGACCGGGCCGGAGCCGCGGTCGATCTCGTCGTGCGCCTGGCTGCCCCAGCGGCGTGCGGTGGTGAAGCCGTCACCGACCTCGACGCCCTTCATGGCCTGGACGCCCATCAGCGCGCCGGCCAGCCGCGCGTCGAGCCGGCGGTCCCAGTGGACGTGGGAGCCGAGGCCCGGCGGGAGGCCGTAGGCGAGGACCTCGATCACGCCGCCGACGGTGTCGCCCGCCTTCCGCACGGCGTCGACCTCGGCGACCATCGCGTCGGTGCCCTCCTGGCTGAACGCGCGCACCGGGCTCTCGTCGATCGCGGCGAGGTCGCCCGGCCGCGGCAGCGGGCCTTCGGGCGCGTCCGCGCCGCCGATCGAGACGACGTGGCTGAGGATTTCGACACCGAGCAGCTGCTTCAGGAAGTTCCGGGCGACGGTGCCGAGCGCGGTCCGCGACGCCGTCTCGCGGGCGCTGGCCCGCTCGAGGACGGGACGGGCCTCGTCGAAGCCGTACTTCTGCATGCCGGGCAGGTCGGCGTGGCCCGGGCGCGGGCGGGTGAGCGGTTCGTTGCGCGCGAGGCCCTCGAGCACCTGCGGGTCGACCGGGTCGGCCGCCATGACCTGCTCCCACTTGGGCCACTCGGCGTTCTCGATCTGGATCGCGACCGGGCCGCCCTGGGTGCGGCCGTGACGCACGCCGCCGAGGAACTCGATGTGGTCGGTCTCGAAGCCCATCCGCGGGCTGCGGCCGAAGCCGAGGCGGCGCCGGGCGAGCTGCTCGGTGACGTCGGCGGTGGTGACGCCGACGCCGGCGGGCATGCCTTCGAGCACGGCGGCCAGCGCGGGTCCGTGCGATTCACCTGCGGTGATCCAGCGCAACATGGGCTCAATCCTGTCACGGGGGCCGGTGGGGCCCGAAGAGTGTTCCGGTCACAGCGCACCCGGGAAGAGCGCGCACAGCCAGGTGGCGCCGAGCAGGGCCGGGCCGTGGGGCACGCGGCCGGTGCGGGCGGCGGCCGCGAAGGCCAGGCTGAGCACGGCCGCGAGGACCGCCGCGAGCGCGAGAGCGGGCCAGCCGGCCGCGCCCAGGACGGCGCCGAGGCTGCCGGACAGCTTCACGTCACCCGCGCCGAGGTTGCCGGGAGCGGCCCGCGCGACCACGGCGTGCGCGCCGCCGAACAGCAGGGCGCCGGCGGCCGCGCGCAAGGCGAGCGACGGGCCGCCGCCGCCCAGCGCGGCCGCCCCGACCGCGGCGCCGAAGAGCGGGTAGGCGGGCAGGGTCAGCACGTCGGGCAGGCGCAGGTGCCGCAGGTCGGCGAGGGCGAGCGGGACGGCGACGACGGTGAGCGCGGCGGGCACGGGCAGCCACCAGCCGGGCAGGCCGCCGGCCAGCCAGCGGGCCGTGACGACGGCGACTCCGGCGGCGGCCAGGACGGCGGCGCGCGGAGCCGGGATCGGGGCGTCGGCGTGGCCGAGAGCCCACGCCGCGGGTGGCGTGGTGACGGCTCCGGCGGCCGCCGCGGCGGTGAGGACCAAGATCGTCGGGGACATGGGTCCAGGGTGCTGCGGCGCGGTTCGGCCGGGCAAACGGCGGGCGTCGCGAATGGACCGTTCGCGACGGTTCCGGCCCGGAATCACTCCTGTGGGCGACCGGCGGCTTCGGGACGCGCCGGGACGGCGGGCGGCCAACGTGGCTCCTGTGCTCGGAGGATCGGCACGTGAGATGGGGTGGGCCCGCGCGTGCCTGCGAGGCCGACTGCGCACCTGCGGGGCGAGCGTGCGACTGCGGGGCGAGCGCGCAACTGCGGGGCGAGCGCGCGACTGCGGGGCGACCGCGCAACTGCGAGGCCGACTGCGCACCGGCACAGCGTGCGCGCAACTGCGAGGCCGACTGCGTACCTGCGCGGTGATCGCGGCTGGAAAGTCGGCGCGCGCATGGGGGCGGGCATCTCGCGTGCTTGGAGAGGGCGTTGCGGGCGGCGGGGGGGGCGTTCCGGGGCCCCCTGCGGCCCGGAACGCCCCTCACAGGGTCAACCGCAGCAGCGGCCGCCCGCTTCCCCCGCGTACCTCCAGAACCGCCAGGTCCGTCCGCTTCAGGGCCGTGCCGATCACGATGCGGGCCGTGTTGTCCGGGACCGCCTTCCACGTCGCCAGCTGCGTCTCCGCGCCGGACCGGGAGATCGCCACCAGCACGTACTCGCCGCTGCTGCGCTCGCCCGTGTAGCTGCACGACATGTCCACCTGCGTGCCCCAGTCGAAGGCCGCCAGGCGGGCGTCCGCGCGGAGCGGGAACTCGCCCAGCGCCGTCATCGCCGTCCCTGGCGGTGGTTCGGGCGCCGGCGCCGGCGCCGAAACCACCACCGCCAGCGCCACGCACGCCGACACCGCCAGCGCGGCCGACGCGGACGTCACCGCCAGCCGGATCCGGCGGCCGCGCCGGACGCGGCGCAGCACCGCCGGCAGCAGGTCCGGCGGTGGCGGGCCCGCGTCCGGGACGACCGCCGGGGTCTCCACCCTGGCCAGCAGCCCCGGCAGGCCCGCCAGCTCGCGCACCGAGGCCGCGCAGCGGTCGCACGTGCGCAGGTGGCCTTCGAACCGCTGCCGGTCCTCCGGGGACAGCGCCCCGAGCACGTACGCGGCGTCGAACGTCGCGAACGGGTCCTCGCTCACTGGGTCACTCCCCTCTCTTCGAGCACCAGGCGCAGAGCGCGCAACGCGTAGTGCGTGCGCGATTTGACCGTCCCTTCGGCCACTCCCAGCCGCAGTGCGGCGTCCGCCACGGAATAGCCCTGGAAGTAACACAGCACCAGCACCTCGCGGTGCCGCTCCGACAGCTCGGCCAGCGCCTCGGCCACCAGCCAGCCCTGCACCGCGCGGTCGGTCCCGTCGGCGACCGCCTGCTCCGGCGGCCGGTCGGTCACCACCTCCGACCGGGCCGACGCCGACCGCCAGCCGTCGATCGCGATCCGCCGCGCCACCGTGAACAGCCACGCCCGCGCCGAGCCGCGCGACTGGTCCAGCACCCGCGTCGAACGCCAGGCCCGCAGCAGCGTCTCCTGCACGACGTCCTCGGCGCGGATCCGGTCGCCGGAGGTCAGGTGCAGCGCGTACGACCAGAGCGCGCCCGCGTGCTCCTCGTGCAGCGCGCGCATCAGCTCGTCTTCGGCGACGTCCCCCACCGGCTCAGGCCGCGACGCGGCGCCGGTCCTTGACGAACAGCAGCGCCAGCCCGCCGAGGATGCAGACCGCCTCGGTGATCACGCCCCAGTACTCCGGCTGGCTGTTGAACTGGTCGTGGTTGCCGGCGAACCCGACGGTCGCGGCGAGCACGTACGCGCCCAGCGTCAGCACGCCGAAGCCGGCCGCGCCCAGTGCGGGCAGCCAGTGCCGCCAGGCCAGGACGGCGATCGCCAGCAGCAGCCCGGCGATCGCGTCGAGCAGGAACAACGACCCGACGATGCCCGGGTAGTCCTCTGTCCACAGGAAGTAGTGCACGCCCGCCGAGCCGAGCAGCGCGGCCGCCACGACGATGCGTAGAACCCAACCCACCATGATCGTTCCTCCACTCCACACCCGCTCGGGTAGATACACGGAGCGGGGCCCGATCGGGTTCACCGCGGATTGAACCGAAACGGTACCGGTCTCGTTCACTAGGGCATGACAGCCGAACTGCACTCCCGCCGCACCGTCCTGACCACGGGTGCCGCCGTCGCCGGTGCCGCCGTCGGCGCCGTCGCCCTGTCCGCCTGCGGATCGGACTCCGGATCGAAGCCCGGCACCGCGCAGGCGCCGATCGCCGCCGGGACGCCGCTGGTCGCGCTGGCCGACGTCCCGGTCGGGCAGGCGAAGGCGGCCAAGGCCCCGGACGGGTCCGACGTGATCGTGGCCCGGCCGTCCGAGTCGGCCGCCGCCGCGTTCAGCGCGGTCTGCACCCACCAGGGCTGCACGGTGACGCCGAAGGGCGCCGACCTGGTGTGCCCGTGCCACGGCTCGGTGTTCAACGCGCTCACCGGCGAGGTCAAGCAGGGGCCGGCGAACAAGCCGCTGCCGAGCGTGCCGGTCAAGGTCGAGAACGGGAAGGTCGTCACCGGCTGACGAGCCGGGCGCACGCGAAGGGCCCTTGCGGGCGAGCCGTCCGCAAGGGCCCTTCGCGTGCCAGAGCGGCTCAGGCGTCCCAGCCGAACAGCTTCTCCCCGGCGGCGATGTCGCGTCCGGTGTCCAAAGCGGACAGCACGTCCGCCGAGGCGTCCAGCGCGACGACCGGGACGATCGCGGAGTAGCCCTTCGCCGCCACCGCCTCCGGGTCCCAGCTGACGACCGGCTGCCCGGCTCGCACCTGCTCGCCCTTGACGACGTGCAGCGTGAAGCCCTCGCCCTTCTCCTTGACCGTGTCGATGCCCAGGTGGACCAGCACGGCCTTGCCGTCCTCGGTGGCGACGACGTAGGCGTGCGGGTGCAGGGTCGCGACCGTGCCGTCCACCGGCGCGACCGCGTCCGAGCGCCCGCCCGAGGGCTGCACCGCGATGCCCGGACCCACCATGGCCTGCGCGAACACCGGGTCGGGGACCTCGGTGATCGGCACCACGCGCCCGGCGACCGGGCTGAGGATCTCCAGGCTCACAGCAGGTCCTCGATGTCGCTGGCGATCGTGTCCGCCTCCGGCCCCACGATCACCTGCAGGGCCGTCGACCCCATCTTGACCACGCCCATCGCGCCGGCCTTCTTCAGCGCCGCCTCGTCGACGAGGCTCATGTCCTCGACCTCGCAGCGCAGCCGCGTGATGCAGCCTTCGACCTCGGTGAGATTGTCCGCGCCGCCGAGTGCCGCGAGGATCTTTTCGGGCCTGTCATCCGCCATCGCGGTCTCCTTGCTCATTGTTTGTTCCCAACCTGACGCGAACCGCGTGTCCACCTGTACTACGCCGTTCGTCGGCATGCACCCCGCCGCGGGCCACGAACGGATAACGGTGGTTGACACCCGTCCGCACGGCGGAGCATCCTGCCCCATCGGATTCATTGGTCTAGACCGGAACGTACCAATGTTCCGGGCCGGACGCGAGCACCGGTCCCCGGTACCGCGAGAACGAGGAGGGTGACGCCGATGAGCGCGGCCGCGCACGTCCCGCCACCCGACCGGGTCGTCAACGGGCCCACGCCCAAGCACGCCCAGCTGCGGGAGATCCTCCGCCGCACGGTGGAACGGGAGCTCCCGCCGGGCGCGCCGATCCCGTCGGAACGCGAGCTGGCCCAGCGCTACGGGGTGTCGCGGCTCACGGTCAGATCGGCGATCGGCAAGCTGGTCGAGGAGGGCCTGCTCGCCCGCGTCCGCGGCAAGGGCACGTTCACCGCGGCCCGCCGGATGGAGCTGCAGCTCTACCTCATGTCGTTCACCGACGACATGCGCCGGCGCGGGCTGACCCCGACGACCGAGGTCGTCTCGGCCGTCACCGAGGTCCCGCCCGCCACTTCGGCGCACGCGCTCGGCCTGGCCGAAGGCGTTCCCGCGCACCACCTGGTGCGGCTGCGCCACGCCGACGGCGTGCCACTGGCCGTCGAACGCGGCTGGTACCACGCGGGCCGGGCTCCCGGCCTGCTCGAGCTCGACCTGACCCAGTCCATCTACGCGCAGCTGGCCGAGACGTACGGTGTGCGTCCCGACCGGGCGTGGCAGACGGTCTGGGCCGAAGGCGCGGACCGCGAGACGGCCCGGCTGCTCGGCATGCGCGCCGGCAGCCCCCTGCTCGTGTTCCGCCGGGTCTCCAGCGCGAACGGCGACCCGATCGAAGACATCACGTCCTGGTACCGGGGAGATCACTACCAGGTGACCATGCAGTTGGACCGGAACACCCCGGAACCCGGTCAACCACCCCACTATGGAGGTTCCAGATGAGCACCACCACCGCGGAGGGGGCGAAGAAGGGCGGCGGCGGCCTCGCCGGCCTTCAGCGCTTCGGCCGCAGCCTGATGCTGCCGATCGCCGCGCTGCCGGCCGCCGGCCTGCTGCTCCGCCTCGGCCAGGACGACCTGCTCGGCAAGGACGGGCTGGGCTGGGACAAGGTCGCCGCGGTGCTCGGCGCCGCGGGCGGTTCGCTGTTCAACTGGCTGCCGCTGCTGTTCGCGGTCGGCATCGCGGTCGGCTTCGCGCGCAAGGGTGACGGCTCGACCGGTGTCGCGGCCGTCGTCGGCTTCTTCGTGTTCACCAGCGTCATCCAGGTGTTCGCGCCGCTGAAGGACCTGCCCGGCTACAAGCCGACCGGCGGGTTCGAGCTGGCGCCGATCAAGTGGCCGTACTCGGTGCTCGCGGGTGTCGTCGTCGGCCTGGTCAGCGCGGTCCTGTGGCAGCGCTACCACCGCATCAAGCTGCCCGCCTACCTGGCGTTCTTCGGCGGCCGCCGGTTCGTGCCGATCCTCAACGCGTTCGTGCTGCTGATCCTCGGCGTGATCTTCGGCCTGCTGTTCAAGTACGTCAACACCGGCATCGAGCACGTCGGCGACGCGGTCACCGGCGCCCCGGTCGTCGGTGGCGGCATCTACGGCCTGCTCAACCGCCTGCTGATCCCGATCGGCCTGCACCAGCTGATCAACGTGCCGGTGTGGTTCATCTTCAAGGGCGGTGACATCACCAACTTCTTCAACGGCGACCCGAACGCCGGTGCCTTCACCACGGGCTTCTTCCCGATCTTCATGTTCGCGCTGCCCGCGGCCGCGCTGGCGATCTGGCAGACCGCCCGCCCGGCGCAGAAGAAGATCGTCGGCGGTGTGATGATCTCCGCGGCGCTGACCTCATTCCTCACCGGTGTCACCGAGCCGATCGAGTTCTCGTTCATGTTCGTCGCGTGGCCGCTGTACATCTTCCACGCGATCATGACCGGCCTGTCGCTGGCGATCGCCAACCTGCTCGACGTGCACCTGAGCTTCTCGTTCTCGGCGGGCGCGATCGACTTCGCGCTCAACACGAGCGCGAAGGCGGCCCACAACACGTGGATCCTCATCGTGATGGGCCTGGTCTACGCGGTGATCTACTACGTCGTGTTCCGGTTCGCCATCACCAAGTGGAACCTGCGCACGCCGGGCCGCGAGGACGACTCGATCGAGTCGGACCTCGAGGCGACCGCCGCGAAGTAACATCACCACCGACGAAACGTCCCCCCGAGGGACAAGCACTGTGAGAGGACGAACATGCCGGAGAAACGCGTCGCCGTGGCCAGCAAGGTGGGCCTGCACGCCCGGCCGGCCGCGCTGGTGGCGAAGGCGGCCGCGGCACAGCCCGTCGCGGTGCGGATCGCCAAGGCCGGCGGCAGCCCGGTGGCCGCCGGCAGCGTGCTCAACCTGATGACGCTCGCCGCCGGCTACGGCGACGAGGTCATCATCAGCGCCGAGGGCGAAGGCGCCGAGGAGGCCGTGGAAGCGGTCGCCCAGCTGGTCGCCACCGACCTCGACGCCTGAGCGGTCCGCGAAGGCCCTCGCACCGGTCCCCGACACCGGTGCGGGGGCCTTCGCGGCGTTTCGTAGGCTGGGCGCATGGAGAGCGTGCGCCTGATCGACGAGTGGCCGGTGGACAACGCCGCGACGGCCGTGGTGACGGCGGACGGGAACGTCGCGGGCAGCCACGGCGACACCGCGCGGAAGTTCCGGCTGGCCTCGGTCAGCAAGCTGCTCACCGCCTACTCGGCGCTGATCGCCGTCGAGGAAGGCGTCGTCGAGCTCGACACGCCGGCCGGCCCCGAGGGCTCGACCGTGCGGCACCTGCTCGCCCACACCTCCGGCCTCGCCTTCGACGCGCACAAGGCGATGGCCACGCCCGGCACGCGGCGGCTGTACTCCAACGCCGGGTTCGAGGAGCTGGCCGGCGCGCTGGCCGAGCACTCCGGCATCCTCTTCGCGCAGTACCAGGCCGAGGCGCTGTTCACCCCGCTGGGCATGACGAGCACCACGCTCGAAGGCTCGCCGGCGGCCGACATAGTGTCCACTGTGGTCGATCTGGCCGCGTTCGCCGCCGAACTGCAGGCGCCGAAGCTGCTGGACCCGGCGACCCTGAGCGAAGCGACGAACGTCGTGTTCCCCGGCCTGTCCGGAGTGCTGCCCGGGTTCGGCCACCAGAAGCCGAACGACTGGGGCCTCGGCTTCGAGATCCGCGACCACAAGAGCCCGCACTGGACCGGCGCGCACAGCTCGCCGCGGACGTTCGGGCACTTCGGCCAGTCCGGCACGTTCCTCTGGGTGGACCCGGACGCGGGCGCGGCCTGCATCGCGCTCACCGACCGCGTCTTCGGCCCGTGGGCCGCCGAAGCCTGGCCGCGCTACACCGACGCCGTGCTGGCGGAACTGAGCGCCTGACGTCCTCGTGAGTGAGAAACAGTGTTCCAAGCCTGTTTCTCACTCACGACCCGCGGGCGCCGGTGGTTCAGCCGATCGGACCCCGCGGACCGGGTCCAAAGACCCTGCCCGGCGCGGTCCCGCGGTGGTGTCCTGGTTGTCGTGCGGGCCCGCCGCCGGGCCGGTGCGGGGACCTCGGGCCCCGGCGGGCCGCACGCCTCACGCCGTCAGCTCGCGGATCGGCTTCCCCGCCTGGAACGCGGCGATGTCCTCGACCGCGTCGCCGTAGAAGATCTCGTACGTCTCGCGCGTGACGAACCCGATGTGCGGGGTCAGGACCGCGTTGTCCATCGTCCGCAGTGGATGGTCGGCGGGCAGCGGCTCGGTGTCGTAGACGTCCAGCGCCGCCGCCCGGATCTGCTTGCGCCGCAACGCTTCCACCAGCGCGGCTTCGTCGACGATCGGGCCGCGCGAGGTGTTCACCAGCACCGCCGACGGCTTCATCGCGGCGAGCTCGGCCGCGCCGACGAGGCCGCGGGTGCGGTCGCTGAGCACCAGGTGGATCGACAGCACGTCCGAGCGGGCGAACAGCTCCTCTTTGGACACCGCGGTGACGCCGTGCGGCTCCGCCTTCTCCGGGGTCAGGTTCTGGCTCCACGCGATGGTCTCCATGCCGAAGACCTGCCCGATCTTCGCCGCGCCCGAACCGAGCCTGCCGAGGCCGAGCAGACCGAGCGTCTTGCCGTGCAGCATGGTGCCGACCGTCGTCTGCCAGCCGCCTTCGCGCATCGACCGGAACTCCTGCGGCAGGTTCCGCGCCGCGGCGAGGATGAGCGCCCAGGTGTGCTCGGCGGTCGGCTCGCCGATGTAGCCGGTGGCGGACACGACGACGCCGTTGCGCCGCGCGGCCGCGACGTCGATGGCGGCGTTGCGCTTGCCGGTGCTGACCAGCAGCTTGAGGTCGGGCAGCCGGTCGAGCACCTCGGCGGGGAAGCGGGTGCGCTCGCGCATCGCGACGACGCAGTCGAAGCCCCGCAGCTGCTGGACGACGTCGGTCAGCGGCTCGGTGAAGACCGTTATGTCGGCTTCGAGGGAGTCCCAGCCGGCGAAGGTGAGCGCGACTTCCTGGTAGTCGTCGAGGATGGCGATGCGCATGCCTTCACCGTACTGGGACACCCTGACGCACCTGCGCGCTAGGCGGGACTGATCGCCCGGAAGTACAGGAACCGCGGCTGCGTCCGCAGCGTCGCCGCCCACTTCGGGTCGGCCGCGTCGGCCTCCGGGACCGGCATCGGCTCCACCAGGCGGTCCACGGCGAAGCCCGCGTCGCGCACCGCCTGGAACGTCCAGCTCAGCGGACGCCGGTAGAACCGCACCCGCTGCCGGAGGTCGCCGAGCGGGAACTCGTCCTCCAGCAGCTCCAGCTCGAAGTAGTTCTCCTTGCCGAACCAGCGCCAGTCGTCACCGGGGTGGTGCACCGAGAACACCAGCACCCCGCCGGGCCTGAGGACCCGGCGGAACTCGGCCAGGGTGGCACCCCAGTCCTTCAGGTAGTGCAGCACGAGCGACGCGGTCACCACGTCGATGGAGCCGTCCTCGAGCTCGAGCGGCCGGGTGACGTCGGCGACCTCGAACCGCGCGACGTCGCCGAACTCGCGGCGCGCGATCGCGACCATGCCCGCGCTGGCGTCGATTCCCAGGACGTCCGCGCCGCGCCCGGCCAGCAGCGCGCCGAGGTGCCCGGCCGCGCAGCCGACGTCGAGCACGCGCTTGCCCGTGACGTCGCC
Proteins encoded in this region:
- the aroC gene encoding chorismate synthase; translated protein: MLRWITAGESHGPALAAVLEGMPAGVGVTTADVTEQLARRRLGFGRSPRMGFETDHIEFLGGVRHGRTQGGPVAIQIENAEWPKWEQVMAADPVDPQVLEGLARNEPLTRPRPGHADLPGMQKYGFDEARPVLERASARETASRTALGTVARNFLKQLLGVEILSHVVSIGGADAPEGPLPRPGDLAAIDESPVRAFSQEGTDAMVAEVDAVRKAGDTVGGVIEVLAYGLPPGLGSHVHWDRRLDARLAGALMGVQAMKGVEVGDGFTTARRWGSQAHDEIDRGSGPVGVTRRSNRAGGLEGGITNGEPLRVRVAMKPISTVPKALSTVDVKTGEPAVAIHQRSDVCAVPRAGVVLESVVALVLADAALEKFGGDSLAESKRNADAYLKALEERW
- a CDS encoding prepilin peptidase, whose amino-acid sequence is MSPTILVLTAAAAAGAVTTPPAAWALGHADAPIPAPRAAVLAAAGVAVVTARWLAGGLPGWWLPVPAALTVVAVPLALADLRHLRLPDVLTLPAYPLFGAAVGAAALGGGGPSLALRAAAGALLFGGAHAVVARAAPGNLGAGDVKLSGSLGAVLGAAGWPALALAAVLAAVLSLAFAAAARTGRVPHGPALLGATWLCALFPGAL
- a CDS encoding anti-sigma factor family protein; the protein is MSEDPFATFDAAYVLGALSPEDRQRFEGHLRTCDRCAASVRELAGLPGLLARVETPAVVPDAGPPPPDLLPAVLRRVRRGRRIRLAVTSASAALAVSACVALAVVVSAPAPAPEPPPGTAMTALGEFPLRADARLAAFDWGTQVDMSCSYTGERSSGEYVLVAISRSGAETQLATWKAVPDNTARIVIGTALKRTDLAVLEVRGGSGRPLLRLTL
- a CDS encoding sigma-70 family RNA polymerase sigma factor, producing the protein MGDVAEDELMRALHEEHAGALWSYALHLTSGDRIRAEDVVQETLLRAWRSTRVLDQSRGSARAWLFTVARRIAIDGWRSASARSEVVTDRPPEQAVADGTDRAVQGWLVAEALAELSERHREVLVLCYFQGYSVADAALRLGVAEGTVKSRTHYALRALRLVLEERGVTQ
- a CDS encoding ubiquinol-cytochrome c reductase iron-sulfur subunit, with the translated sequence MTAELHSRRTVLTTGAAVAGAAVGAVALSACGSDSGSKPGTAQAPIAAGTPLVALADVPVGQAKAAKAPDGSDVIVARPSESAAAAFSAVCTHQGCTVTPKGADLVCPCHGSVFNALTGEVKQGPANKPLPSVPVKVENGKVVTG
- a CDS encoding PTS sugar transporter subunit IIA; translated protein: MSLEILSPVAGRVVPITEVPDPVFAQAMVGPGIAVQPSGGRSDAVAPVDGTVATLHPHAYVVATEDGKAVLVHLGIDTVKEKGEGFTLHVVKGEQVRAGQPVVSWDPEAVAAKGYSAIVPVVALDASADVLSALDTGRDIAAGEKLFGWDA
- a CDS encoding glucose PTS transporter subunit EIIB; translation: MADDRPEKILAALGGADNLTEVEGCITRLRCEVEDMSLVDEAALKKAGAMGVVKMGSTALQVIVGPEADTIASDIEDLL
- a CDS encoding GntR family transcriptional regulator; translation: MSAAAHVPPPDRVVNGPTPKHAQLREILRRTVERELPPGAPIPSERELAQRYGVSRLTVRSAIGKLVEEGLLARVRGKGTFTAARRMELQLYLMSFTDDMRRRGLTPTTEVVSAVTEVPPATSAHALGLAEGVPAHHLVRLRHADGVPLAVERGWYHAGRAPGLLELDLTQSIYAQLAETYGVRPDRAWQTVWAEGADRETARLLGMRAGSPLLVFRRVSSANGDPIEDITSWYRGDHYQVTMQLDRNTPEPGQPPHYGGSR
- a CDS encoding PTS transporter subunit EIIC, which translates into the protein MSTTTAEGAKKGGGGLAGLQRFGRSLMLPIAALPAAGLLLRLGQDDLLGKDGLGWDKVAAVLGAAGGSLFNWLPLLFAVGIAVGFARKGDGSTGVAAVVGFFVFTSVIQVFAPLKDLPGYKPTGGFELAPIKWPYSVLAGVVVGLVSAVLWQRYHRIKLPAYLAFFGGRRFVPILNAFVLLILGVIFGLLFKYVNTGIEHVGDAVTGAPVVGGGIYGLLNRLLIPIGLHQLINVPVWFIFKGGDITNFFNGDPNAGAFTTGFFPIFMFALPAAALAIWQTARPAQKKIVGGVMISAALTSFLTGVTEPIEFSFMFVAWPLYIFHAIMTGLSLAIANLLDVHLSFSFSAGAIDFALNTSAKAAHNTWILIVMGLVYAVIYYVVFRFAITKWNLRTPGREDDSIESDLEATAAK
- a CDS encoding HPr family phosphocarrier protein, producing MPEKRVAVASKVGLHARPAALVAKAAAAQPVAVRIAKAGGSPVAAGSVLNLMTLAAGYGDEVIISAEGEGAEEAVEAVAQLVATDLDA
- a CDS encoding serine hydrolase domain-containing protein, yielding MESVRLIDEWPVDNAATAVVTADGNVAGSHGDTARKFRLASVSKLLTAYSALIAVEEGVVELDTPAGPEGSTVRHLLAHTSGLAFDAHKAMATPGTRRLYSNAGFEELAGALAEHSGILFAQYQAEALFTPLGMTSTTLEGSPAADIVSTVVDLAAFAAELQAPKLLDPATLSEATNVVFPGLSGVLPGFGHQKPNDWGLGFEIRDHKSPHWTGAHSSPRTFGHFGQSGTFLWVDPDAGAACIALTDRVFGPWAAEAWPRYTDAVLAELSA
- a CDS encoding D-2-hydroxyacid dehydrogenase family protein, translated to MRIAILDDYQEVALTFAGWDSLEADITVFTEPLTDVVQQLRGFDCVVAMRERTRFPAEVLDRLPDLKLLVSTGKRNAAIDVAAARRNGVVVSATGYIGEPTAEHTWALILAAARNLPQEFRSMREGGWQTTVGTMLHGKTLGLLGLGRLGSGAAKIGQVFGMETIAWSQNLTPEKAEPHGVTAVSKEELFARSDVLSIHLVLSDRTRGLVGAAELAAMKPSAVLVNTSRGPIVDEAALVEALRRKQIRAAALDVYDTEPLPADHPLRTMDNAVLTPHIGFVTRETYEIFYGDAVEDIAAFQAGKPIRELTA